A stretch of the Ensifer sp. PDNC004 genome encodes the following:
- a CDS encoding cysteine hydrolase family protein, with amino-acid sequence MIEAQPFDFPYDGKLVPAQTALMVIDLQIDFCSPNGYFASMGYDPAPLAAIVPAVNRVIAAARQAGCLIIHTRQGYRADLADMTPYEKWRRKRSGLENTQVLLRSSPGFQLLPELDVAETDVIVDKTCNSSFTYTDLEHVLRSQGITHMLFTGCTTDVCVHTTLREACDRNFQCLTISDCCASGEQWAHEAAINMISIENGIFGTVSTSDAVIAGLARAAR; translated from the coding sequence ATGATCGAGGCACAACCGTTTGATTTTCCTTATGATGGAAAGCTGGTTCCGGCGCAGACGGCGCTGATGGTGATCGATCTGCAGATCGACTTCTGCTCGCCCAACGGCTACTTCGCCTCGATGGGCTACGATCCGGCGCCGCTCGCGGCCATCGTGCCTGCGGTCAACCGGGTGATTGCGGCGGCACGTCAAGCCGGCTGCCTGATCATCCACACGCGCCAGGGCTACCGCGCCGATCTCGCCGACATGACCCCTTACGAGAAATGGCGCCGCAAGCGTTCGGGCCTTGAAAACACGCAGGTGCTATTGCGCTCGAGCCCCGGGTTCCAGCTCTTGCCCGAACTCGATGTCGCCGAGACCGACGTCATCGTCGACAAGACCTGCAACAGCTCCTTCACCTACACGGATCTCGAGCACGTGCTGAGATCTCAGGGCATCACCCACATGCTCTTTACCGGCTGCACCACGGATGTCTGCGTGCATACGACGCTGCGCGAAGCCTGCGACCGCAATTTCCAGTGCCTGACGATTTCGGACTGCTGCGCCAGCGGCGAGCAGTGGGCACATGAGGCGGCCATCAACATGATCTCGATCGAGAACGGCATTTTCGGCACGGTCTCGACCAGCGATGCGGTCATTGCGGGTCTTGCGAGAGCCGCGCGCTAA
- a CDS encoding GYD domain-containing protein has protein sequence MQRYISLMRLTSKGLAELSDSGARRKVSEDRVAALGGRSVAFYATLGAYDFVQVFEMPDNASMMQYVLTARRDGFVDPLILPAFDSQTYGDIVGRVSPAQ, from the coding sequence ATGCAAAGATATATCTCGCTGATGCGACTGACCTCCAAGGGACTGGCCGAGCTCTCCGACAGCGGTGCCCGGCGCAAGGTGAGCGAGGATCGGGTCGCCGCACTCGGCGGCCGCTCGGTTGCCTTCTATGCCACGCTCGGAGCCTACGACTTCGTCCAGGTTTTCGAGATGCCGGACAATGCGTCGATGATGCAATACGTGCTGACGGCGCGGCGCGACGGCTTTGTGGATCCGCTTATCCTTCCGGCCTTCGACAGCCAGACCTATGGCGACATCGTCGGCCGCGTTTCACCAGCACAATGA
- a CDS encoding transporter substrate-binding domain-containing protein, with protein MIRLASCATLLATVALSAGVAQAEPPAFAADGEVGVCTTAAFPPLSFKEHPADATPTGIDIEIAEALAAQWNAKVNYTVTEFAGLLPTLGAGRCDVIVSGIYINAKRRETYDGVPYMKSATAMVTKAGSDTIKVPEDLSGKVIALEAGAYYKEERIGPLNEALAAKGLPPVEVQEYPTQQAAYQQVLVGRVDATVTEEAEGAYRASRSDGALTLPYIWASDFKYGIYSRRDGGDAAAVKAGLKTLKEKGFFGDLAKKYGLDPALFDVDYDS; from the coding sequence ATGATCAGACTGGCATCCTGCGCAACCCTTCTTGCAACCGTCGCGCTTTCTGCCGGCGTCGCACAGGCCGAGCCGCCGGCTTTTGCCGCCGATGGCGAGGTCGGCGTCTGCACCACCGCGGCCTTTCCGCCGCTTTCCTTCAAGGAGCATCCGGCAGATGCCACGCCGACCGGCATCGACATCGAGATCGCCGAAGCGCTGGCAGCGCAATGGAACGCGAAGGTGAACTACACCGTCACCGAATTTGCCGGTCTCTTGCCGACGCTCGGGGCCGGGCGCTGCGACGTCATCGTCAGCGGCATCTACATCAACGCCAAGCGGCGCGAGACCTACGACGGCGTGCCCTACATGAAGTCGGCGACGGCGATGGTCACCAAGGCGGGCAGCGATACGATCAAGGTGCCGGAGGACCTGAGCGGCAAGGTGATCGCGCTCGAAGCCGGTGCCTACTACAAGGAAGAGCGGATCGGGCCATTAAACGAGGCGCTCGCCGCCAAGGGCTTGCCGCCGGTCGAGGTGCAGGAATACCCGACCCAGCAGGCGGCCTACCAGCAGGTGCTCGTCGGCCGCGTTGATGCGACGGTGACCGAGGAGGCGGAGGGCGCCTACCGCGCCTCGCGCTCCGACGGTGCGCTCACGCTCCCCTATATCTGGGCCTCGGATTTCAAGTACGGCATCTACAGCCGCCGTGACGGTGGCGATGCAGCCGCGGTGAAGGCAGGGCTGAAGACCTTGAAGGAAAAGGGCTTCTTCGGCGATCTCGCAAAGAAATACGGGCTCGATCCGGCGCTCTTCGACGTCGACTACGACTCCTGA
- a CDS encoding amino acid ABC transporter permease has translation MNFDTKLFFDALTMPVMLQGAGIAILLSILVQAASFLLCLPLAVALNSMATVRRTAAQLYVWLFRSSPLILVLLIVWNGAPQLFPGLTRAPWYTPFVAAFIAFTLVTAAYMAEAMRGALAAIGQGQTDAARALGLNRWQTFFLVVLPQALRIVMPVLVNEFINLIKLTSLAYVISMREIMAVVNDAIASSFRFVEWYSAALVYYLAIVSILMFLQRLIQNRMA, from the coding sequence ATGAACTTCGATACAAAACTGTTTTTCGATGCCCTGACCATGCCCGTCATGTTGCAGGGAGCGGGCATCGCCATCCTGCTGTCGATCCTGGTGCAGGCGGCGTCGTTTCTGCTCTGCCTGCCGCTTGCCGTTGCACTCAACTCGATGGCGACGGTCAGGCGCACGGCAGCGCAGCTCTATGTCTGGCTGTTTCGCTCGTCACCGCTGATCCTCGTCCTCCTGATTGTCTGGAACGGCGCGCCGCAGCTCTTTCCGGGCCTGACGCGCGCGCCCTGGTACACGCCCTTCGTCGCCGCCTTCATCGCGTTTACGCTGGTCACGGCCGCCTACATGGCCGAAGCGATGCGCGGCGCGCTTGCGGCCATCGGCCAGGGGCAGACGGACGCCGCCCGCGCGCTTGGACTCAACCGCTGGCAGACCTTCTTCCTGGTGGTCTTGCCGCAGGCGCTCCGGATCGTGATGCCGGTGCTGGTCAACGAGTTCATCAACCTGATCAAGCTGACCTCGCTTGCCTATGTGATTTCGATGCGCGAGATCATGGCGGTGGTCAACGACGCGATCGCGTCGAGCTTCCGCTTCGTCGAGTGGTATTCGGCAGCGCTGGTCTACTACCTCGCGATCGTTTCGATCCTGATGTTTCTGCAGCGGCTCATTCAAAACCGCATGGCCTAA